In the genome of Polaribacter sp. MED152, one region contains:
- a CDS encoding PLP-dependent aspartate aminotransferase family protein codes for MKNSNKLGINSTCVHVGEVKDEQFKGAVSPMYMSTSYAFDGVDIKRYPRYYNTPNQEMLCKKIAALENTEAGLIFSSGMAAISSAMLAFLKKGDHVIVQQVIYGGTYNFIVSEFDKYGIDYSFTESDKSEDFKALIKENTKVLYIETPSNPLLGITDMLAISNIAKENNILTMIDNTFASPINQNPYDFGIDIVIHSATKYMGGHSDISAGAIAASEEHIEQIWKTAINFGGNLSDQTVWLLERSLKTLNLRVKEQTKNAQQMAEYLENSPNIDSVYYPGLKSHPQYELAKKQMKGFGAMLSFELKEGIDAMKFQNNLALIKPSMSLAGLESTTVSPAQTTHALLSEEERLERGIKDGLIRFSVGIEEAEDLIADIEQAIEKAKS; via the coding sequence ATGAAAAACTCAAATAAATTAGGTATAAATTCAACCTGCGTTCATGTGGGAGAAGTGAAGGATGAGCAGTTCAAAGGTGCAGTATCACCTATGTATATGTCTACATCTTATGCTTTTGATGGAGTAGATATTAAACGATATCCACGTTATTATAATACTCCAAATCAAGAAATGCTATGTAAAAAAATAGCAGCATTAGAAAATACAGAAGCTGGATTAATTTTTAGCTCTGGAATGGCTGCAATTTCATCAGCAATGCTAGCCTTCTTAAAAAAGGGAGACCATGTAATAGTGCAGCAAGTTATTTATGGAGGTACTTATAACTTTATTGTTTCTGAGTTTGATAAATATGGAATAGATTATTCTTTTACTGAATCTGATAAGTCAGAAGATTTTAAAGCTTTAATTAAAGAAAATACGAAAGTACTATACATAGAAACTCCATCAAATCCATTATTGGGGATCACAGATATGCTAGCTATTAGTAACATCGCTAAAGAAAATAATATTTTAACGATGATCGATAATACTTTTGCTTCACCTATAAATCAAAATCCTTATGATTTTGGTATTGATATTGTAATTCATTCTGCAACTAAATATATGGGAGGTCATTCAGATATTTCTGCAGGAGCTATTGCTGCAAGTGAAGAACACATAGAACAAATTTGGAAAACAGCAATTAATTTTGGCGGTAATTTAAGTGATCAAACAGTTTGGTTGTTAGAAAGAAGTTTAAAAACGTTAAATCTTAGAGTTAAGGAACAAACGAAAAATGCACAGCAAATGGCTGAGTATTTAGAAAATAGTCCAAATATTGATTCAGTATATTATCCTGGTTTAAAAAGTCATCCTCAGTATGAATTGGCGAAAAAACAAATGAAAGGTTTTGGAGCCATGTTGTCTTTTGAGTTAAAAGAAGGTATAGATGCTATGAAGTTTCAAAACAACTTGGCCTTAATAAAACCTTCTATGAGTTTAGCTGGTTTAGAGAGTACAACTGTAAGTCCTGCTCAAACTACACATGCACTTTTAAGTGAAGAAGAACGTTTAGAAAGAGGAATAAAAGATGGTTTAATACGTTTTTCAGTGGGTATTGAAGAGGCAGAAGATTTAATAGCGGATATAGAACAAGCCATAGAAAAAGCAAAATCATGA
- a CDS encoding Rossmann-like and DUF2520 domain-containing protein encodes MISVLIVGDGNVANHLNEAFGKVDEIQLTKINSRKLENIPSADITILAVSDDAIAEVSKKINNDFLVHTSGACSIKELQNKNNKGVFYMLQTFTKNKPVNFSKVPFCLEADNTKNYKLLEKLASLIGKNIYKIDSNQREKLHVAAVFVNNFTNYMYAIGNDICEKHQIPFEILYPLIEETSEKIKSLAPKDAQTGPAIRKDHQTIKNHLNLLDNNQKEIYQLLTKSIQNGA; translated from the coding sequence ATGATATCAGTTTTAATTGTTGGAGATGGAAATGTTGCAAATCATTTAAATGAAGCATTTGGCAAAGTTGATGAAATACAACTTACCAAAATCAACTCTAGAAAGTTAGAAAATATACCTTCTGCAGATATTACAATTTTAGCAGTTTCTGATGATGCTATTGCTGAAGTTTCAAAGAAAATTAACAACGATTTCTTGGTGCACACCTCTGGTGCTTGCAGTATTAAAGAGCTTCAAAATAAAAATAACAAAGGTGTTTTTTATATGTTGCAAACATTTACAAAAAACAAACCTGTAAATTTTTCTAAAGTTCCTTTTTGCCTAGAAGCAGACAATACCAAAAATTATAAATTACTAGAAAAACTAGCTAGCCTTATTGGTAAAAACATTTATAAAATTGATTCTAATCAACGTGAAAAATTACATGTGGCAGCTGTTTTTGTAAATAATTTTACCAATTATATGTACGCTATTGGGAATGATATTTGTGAGAAACATCAAATTCCTTTCGAGATTTTATATCCTCTGATAGAAGAAACATCCGAAAAAATAAAAAGTTTAGCTCCCAAAGATGCACAAACAGGTCCTGCTATTCGTAAAGATCATCAAACAATAAAAAATCATTTAAATTTGCTTGATAATAATCAAAAAGAAATTTATCAACTATTAACAAAATCAATCCAAAATGGAGCTTAG
- the bshB1 gene encoding bacillithiol biosynthesis deacetylase BshB1, with amino-acid sequence MKLDILAFGAHPDDVELGCGATLAKEISLGKKVGIVDLTRGELGTRGSAELRDKEAQKSAEILRVEVRENLAFADGFFTNDKDHQLAIIQMIRKYQPKIVLCNAIDDRHIDHGKGSKLVSDACFLSGLARITTHYNNEVQQEWRPENVYHYIQWKNIEPDFVVDVSGFIDLKVQSVLAYSSQFFDPESDEPETPITSKNFIDSVTYRARDLGRLIGVEHAEGFTTERYVAVENLDKIF; translated from the coding sequence ATGAAGTTAGATATTTTAGCATTTGGTGCTCATCCAGATGATGTTGAGTTAGGTTGTGGAGCTACTTTAGCTAAAGAAATCTCTTTAGGTAAAAAAGTCGGAATTGTAGATTTAACAAGAGGTGAACTGGGTACAAGAGGCTCTGCAGAATTAAGAGATAAAGAAGCTCAAAAGTCAGCAGAAATTCTTCGAGTAGAAGTGCGTGAGAACCTTGCATTTGCTGATGGTTTTTTTACAAACGATAAAGATCATCAATTAGCAATAATACAGATGATTCGCAAATATCAACCAAAAATTGTTCTTTGTAATGCAATTGATGATAGACATATTGATCATGGAAAAGGTAGTAAATTAGTTTCTGATGCTTGCTTTTTAAGTGGATTAGCAAGAATAACTACACATTATAATAATGAAGTTCAACAAGAGTGGAGGCCAGAAAATGTTTATCATTATATACAATGGAAAAATATTGAGCCAGATTTTGTGGTAGATGTAAGTGGTTTTATTGATTTAAAAGTACAATCTGTTTTGGCATATTCTTCGCAATTCTTTGATCCTGAAAGTGATGAGCCAGAGACACCTATAACCAGCAAAAATTTTATTGATAGTGTTACGTATAGAGCAAGAGATTTAGGAAGATTAATTGGAGTAGAACATGCAGAGGGATTTACCACAGAACGTTATGTGGCAGTAGAAAATTTAGATAAAATTTTTTAA